A part of Anabas testudineus chromosome 9, fAnaTes1.2, whole genome shotgun sequence genomic DNA contains:
- the LOC113150975 gene encoding calcium-binding protein 7: MPMHPVTSTLMYRGICTIPDILSYSAPVNLPEDEVEEIREAFKVFDRDGNGFISKQELGMAMRSLGYMPNEVELEVIIQRLDMDGDGQVDFEEFVTLLGPKLTAAGMPDKFNGTDFDSVFWKCDMQKLTVEELKRLLYDTFCDHLSMKDIENIIMTEENHIENPEDCQVDIDSSSPTQQVKQTCVRKSLICAFAIAFIISVMLIAANQVLRSGMK, translated from the exons ATGCCGATGCATCCAGTCACCTCCACCTTGATGTACCGGGGGATCTGCACCATCCCCGACATCCTCTCCTACAGCGCCCCGGTGAACCTACCCGAAGACGAAGTTGAAG AGATCCGTGAGGCCTTCAAAGTGTTTGATCGTGATGGGAATGGGTTCATCTCAAAGCAGGAGCTGGGAATGGCCATGCGCTCCCTGGGCTATATGCCAAATGAGGTGGAGTTGGAAGTTATCATCCAGAGACTGGACATGGATG GCGATGGCCAAGTGGACTTTGAGGAGTTTGTCACTCTTCTGGGCCCAAAGCTGACGGCAGCCGGGATGCCAGATAAGTTCAATGGCACCGACTTTGACTCCGTCTTTTGGAAG tgTGACATGCAGAAATTGACAGTGGAGGAGTTGAAGAGGCTTCTGTATGACACGTTCTGCGATCACCTTTCAATGAAAGACATCGAAAACATCATCATGACCGAGGAGAACCACATAGAGAACCCTGAGGACTGCCAGGTGGATATAGACA GTTCCAGCCCAACGCAGCAAGTCAAGCAAACTTGTGTGCGCAAAAGCCTGATATGCGCCTTCGCCATTGCTTTCATCATCAGCGTCATGCTCATTGCAGCCAATCAGGTGCTGCGGAGCGGCATGAAATAG